The following are encoded together in the Nocardia sp. XZ_19_385 genome:
- a CDS encoding cutinase family protein codes for MRELPRRPSYRVRGGAVAMASIVTVGAGAAVASAADPFADLTAQGCPAVYALGVQGTGQSAPDAPVTTDTGMLSQVFVPLQADADAAGVKISRAYVPYDASFGGLDRPANPDTASYERSVSGGLKSLDKMASQIVAACPATRIAVAGYSQGAHVVSMWAKQVGTGSGAVAPSQVAAVALFGDPVRAPGSPTFPGRAGQDSPDPAPETSGAAVGELSEVPQAPTSGGGIGPERDKAGGFGALDGRVMSVCASGDLACDAPSHAPILEAVANIAGQADSGGDPLRALWSVTQALAFTTIKTATSAVNEDVKGDSLANLSINPKVSLSQRIADASDPRTALAPGDVVQAVLKVATIGFNSVAAVAETLLTPDTIASVATAGLANPVAGLAVFGVKLLGALPQLMPPRTAIGLVKSAFEVVTTNISDNRDLVDTAVWTKYSDAITKHNSYGQNPISADGQSATRYVADWFAAIARDSAGSAAPSTAGKAQPSPQSRTGTTTATPRASVPPTSTSRPSDSAQYPWDPSGGSGLEDLPIPGAESTATSTTAPPSPPASATRTR; via the coding sequence ATGAGGGAGTTACCGAGACGCCCGAGCTACCGCGTGCGCGGTGGCGCGGTAGCGATGGCGTCGATAGTCACGGTCGGCGCGGGCGCCGCCGTGGCGTCTGCGGCCGATCCATTCGCGGATCTCACCGCGCAAGGTTGCCCGGCGGTCTACGCGCTGGGCGTACAGGGCACCGGACAGTCCGCGCCGGACGCCCCGGTCACGACCGATACCGGGATGCTGTCGCAAGTGTTCGTGCCGCTACAGGCCGACGCCGACGCAGCCGGGGTGAAGATCTCACGGGCCTACGTCCCCTACGACGCGTCGTTCGGCGGCCTGGACAGGCCCGCCAATCCGGACACCGCATCGTATGAGCGATCGGTATCCGGCGGCCTCAAGTCGCTGGACAAGATGGCGAGCCAGATCGTCGCGGCGTGCCCGGCCACGCGGATCGCGGTCGCCGGGTACAGCCAGGGCGCGCACGTGGTGAGCATGTGGGCCAAACAGGTCGGGACAGGCTCAGGTGCGGTCGCTCCGTCACAGGTCGCGGCCGTCGCGTTGTTCGGTGACCCGGTGCGCGCGCCGGGCTCACCGACCTTCCCCGGCCGCGCCGGCCAGGACAGCCCCGACCCTGCTCCGGAGACCTCCGGCGCAGCGGTCGGCGAGTTGAGCGAGGTGCCTCAAGCGCCGACCTCGGGCGGTGGGATCGGTCCCGAGCGTGACAAGGCGGGCGGTTTCGGCGCGTTGGACGGCCGGGTGATGAGCGTGTGCGCCTCCGGGGACCTGGCGTGTGATGCGCCGTCGCACGCTCCGATTCTGGAAGCGGTCGCCAATATCGCGGGCCAGGCCGACAGCGGCGGTGATCCGTTGCGGGCACTGTGGAGCGTGACCCAAGCGCTGGCGTTCACGACGATCAAGACCGCGACGTCCGCGGTGAACGAGGACGTGAAGGGTGATTCGCTGGCGAATCTGTCGATCAATCCGAAGGTGAGCTTGTCGCAGCGGATCGCGGACGCCTCGGACCCACGGACTGCGCTGGCCCCCGGCGACGTGGTCCAGGCGGTGCTGAAAGTCGCGACAATCGGCTTCAATTCCGTTGCCGCCGTGGCGGAGACGCTGTTGACGCCGGACACGATCGCGTCAGTCGCGACAGCGGGATTGGCGAATCCTGTTGCGGGATTAGCTGTTTTCGGGGTCAAGCTGCTGGGTGCATTGCCGCAGTTGATGCCTCCACGAACGGCAATCGGGCTGGTCAAGAGCGCTTTCGAGGTGGTGACCACCAACATCAGCGACAACCGAGACTTGGTCGATACGGCGGTGTGGACGAAGTACTCCGATGCGATCACCAAGCACAACTCCTACGGGCAGAACCCGATCAGCGCCGACGGGCAGTCAGCGACCCGCTATGTCGCGGACTGGTTCGCCGCAATCGCACGCGACAGCGCGGGATCGGCGGCACCGAGCACTGCGGGCAAGGCCCAGCCCAGCCCGCAGAGCCGCACCGGGACCACGACCGCAACGCCTCGAGCGAGCGTGCCGCCGACCAGCACCAGTCGCCCTTCCGACAGCGCGCAATACCCCTGGGATCCATCCGGCGGGAGCGGACTCGAAGACCTGCCGATACCCGGGGCCGAGTCCACCGCCACCAGCACGACGGCTCCCCCCTCGCCCCCGGCGTCCGCGACGCGGACCCGATGA
- a CDS encoding C40 family peptidase, which produces MTASVMKAVSAASALLLTAVMLIVIVVSGQEVPGCAVPAPMGQGTTSGTDTSRDPVSLAGYDSKQLELARQIVAVGEQRQIPENGILAALMAASTESGLKNYANSGVPESLSYPHDAVGSDHDSVGPFQLRVSIWSGQLGGMAQLMNPLRQIGWFYDQLLAVQGWQTRDAADLAQAVERSAYPDAYATKREAAHALHREFRGTAARTPATPGVMCELGPASGVDGPQNGSGGSDFGKRVLAAGMRGIGLPYVWGGGDATGPTGGGFDCSGLTLFAVAQASEGQIVLGHYTGDQQRDSRGAPVALDRMQPGDLIYFTSPGEADSHHTGIYAGLDPATGEPQLLNAPTFGIPVQVQPLSDFASDRMDVRRFDAQQQDSRP; this is translated from the coding sequence ATGACCGCGAGCGTGATGAAGGCGGTGAGCGCGGCCTCAGCGCTGCTGCTCACCGCCGTGATGCTGATCGTGATCGTGGTGTCCGGGCAAGAAGTCCCCGGGTGCGCGGTCCCGGCTCCGATGGGACAAGGCACCACCTCCGGCACCGACACCTCGCGAGATCCGGTCAGCCTGGCCGGATACGACAGCAAACAACTCGAGCTGGCCCGCCAGATCGTCGCGGTCGGTGAGCAGCGCCAGATCCCCGAAAACGGGATTCTGGCGGCGCTGATGGCCGCAAGCACGGAATCGGGACTCAAGAATTACGCCAATTCCGGTGTGCCGGAATCACTGTCGTATCCGCATGACGCTGTGGGATCGGACCACGACTCCGTGGGCCCATTTCAGCTGCGGGTCTCGATCTGGTCGGGCCAGCTCGGCGGCATGGCCCAACTGATGAACCCGCTGCGTCAGATCGGCTGGTTCTACGACCAGCTCCTTGCCGTGCAGGGTTGGCAGACCCGCGACGCGGCCGACCTCGCCCAGGCCGTGGAACGCTCGGCGTATCCCGACGCCTACGCGACCAAACGCGAGGCCGCCCACGCGCTGCACCGGGAATTCCGCGGCACCGCCGCGCGAACCCCGGCGACCCCGGGCGTGATGTGCGAGCTGGGACCGGCCTCGGGAGTCGACGGACCGCAAAACGGTAGCGGTGGTTCGGATTTCGGGAAACGAGTCCTCGCGGCAGGGATGCGAGGGATCGGGTTGCCGTACGTGTGGGGCGGAGGCGACGCCACCGGCCCCACCGGCGGTGGATTCGATTGCTCGGGACTGACGTTGTTCGCGGTCGCCCAGGCATCGGAAGGCCAAATCGTGCTGGGGCACTACACCGGCGACCAGCAACGAGACTCCCGAGGTGCCCCGGTCGCGCTCGACCGGATGCAACCCGGCGATCTCATCTACTTCACCTCCCCAGGTGAGGCCGATTCCCACCACACCGGGATCTATGCGGGGCTCGATCCCGCCACAGGGGAGCCGCAGCTCCTCAACGCACCGACCTTCGGAATCCCGGTGCAGGTGCAGCCCCTCTCTGACTTCGCATCAGACCGGATGGACGTGCGGAGATTCGATGCCCAGCAACAGGATTCACGGCCATGA
- a CDS encoding SCO6880 family protein — MSAPAASQRRTYGGWSRPRSEGMFGLAWEATVLGFVFVVIAMVTAVFASFTAALVVAVFQAIVWAPLAFRVNGRTGYERALVMAQWLRTWARKENIYRSGTFSRFGTAKLPGLLALSRLYEGVDADQYRFGMVHMPKQGLYTVLLRVWPSGAENVDQAVIDQWVAAWGGFVASLGGASDIVAITPVLSTVPETGHRLAGEVAELTRPDAPEMARAMMAELAATLPSHTVQLDAWCSITFRATTAERRREPAEQAVEIGRRLPGIVAALAQAGVRTRPMTAAEVTATARRSFDPAAEADLETAAASSDGHGLGWDDAGPIYYHERVGRLEHDGVVSTTWEMDYAPSGTVDERVLQRLLAPTPDLPRKRVALVLRPHAAADAANIVDDDFKNALVAQQSGKGVVSAHAMLRVGATEQAREEQARGHGVSRFGVLVTVTVPAGSDLPRIDALTGDLSDQARLRIRRAYYYQAAAFAGSLGVGVLLPQMATLPRVMSA; from the coding sequence ATGAGCGCCCCCGCCGCGTCGCAGCGGCGCACCTACGGCGGATGGTCACGACCCCGCTCGGAAGGGATGTTCGGCCTCGCCTGGGAGGCCACCGTTCTGGGGTTCGTGTTCGTGGTGATCGCGATGGTGACCGCCGTTTTCGCCAGTTTCACCGCCGCCCTCGTCGTGGCGGTATTTCAAGCAATCGTGTGGGCTCCGTTGGCTTTTCGGGTCAACGGGCGCACCGGGTATGAGAGGGCTTTGGTTATGGCGCAGTGGTTGCGCACCTGGGCACGCAAAGAAAACATCTACCGCAGCGGCACGTTTTCACGGTTCGGGACCGCGAAACTTCCCGGCCTGCTGGCACTTTCGCGCCTATATGAAGGCGTCGACGCCGATCAGTACCGGTTCGGCATGGTCCACATGCCCAAACAGGGCCTCTACACCGTGCTACTGCGGGTATGGCCCTCGGGCGCGGAGAACGTCGATCAGGCCGTCATTGATCAATGGGTCGCAGCCTGGGGTGGATTCGTCGCCTCCCTCGGCGGTGCCAGCGATATCGTCGCGATCACCCCGGTGCTTTCGACGGTCCCCGAGACCGGTCACCGCCTCGCCGGTGAGGTCGCCGAACTGACACGGCCGGACGCGCCGGAGATGGCGCGGGCCATGATGGCCGAACTCGCCGCCACCCTGCCCTCGCACACAGTTCAACTCGACGCGTGGTGCTCGATCACCTTCCGCGCCACCACCGCCGAACGGCGACGCGAACCCGCAGAGCAAGCCGTAGAGATCGGACGCCGACTACCCGGCATCGTCGCCGCGCTCGCCCAGGCCGGGGTGCGGACCCGGCCGATGACAGCGGCCGAAGTCACCGCGACGGCGCGCCGCAGTTTCGACCCCGCCGCCGAAGCCGACCTGGAAACCGCCGCCGCGAGCAGTGACGGTCACGGGCTGGGCTGGGATGATGCCGGGCCGATCTACTACCACGAACGGGTCGGACGTCTCGAGCACGACGGCGTGGTCTCGACCACGTGGGAAATGGACTACGCCCCGTCGGGCACGGTGGACGAACGCGTGTTGCAGCGGCTGCTGGCCCCGACACCGGACCTACCGCGCAAGCGGGTGGCCCTGGTCCTGCGTCCGCACGCGGCTGCCGACGCGGCGAACATCGTCGACGACGATTTCAAAAACGCCCTCGTCGCACAGCAATCGGGCAAGGGCGTGGTCTCTGCGCACGCGATGCTGCGCGTCGGTGCGACCGAGCAGGCCCGCGAAGAACAGGCGCGCGGACATGGCGTGTCGCGGTTCGGCGTCCTGGTCACCGTCACCGTTCCCGCTGGCAGCGATCTGCCGCGTATCGACGCCCTGACCGGTGATTTGTCCGACCAGGCTCGATTGCGGATTCGGCGTGCCTACTACTACCAGGCCGCCGCGTTCGCCGGCTCGCTCGGCGTGGGGGTCCTGTTGCCGCAGATGGCGACTCTGCCTCGGGTGATGTCGGCATGA
- a CDS encoding cytochrome P450 yields MTKPTAAQSIPHPPKRVPILGDVLGMDRKRPNQKTLWQFSQLGPLYRRTFVGGIHLTFAGSSDLMREVIDEKSWQRHFARPYEKLRAIAGNGLFTASNDSMEWKRGHEALIQGFVPAALADYHDAFVHVAEQTAQWLGQGRTVTDTAAMMGDAALEAIGLAGFGYPVGAFTDRDTGRNPFADALTRVFAYAQESAIPVVGKLTGGKRARQNDADVAFMKGVVSEVIEARRQSGQRYPDLLDRMMYPVEGPALPDDNLVEQVLTLFVAGHETTGNLLAFVAHFLANDPELAARVRAEASALTTDGRIAYDDVAKLEVTDAVIAEALRLWPVAPGFFREARQDTTLGGYPIAAGEWVFVLLLAVHRDPAVWGHDADEFRPDRWMGGFRPKPWAYRPFGTGPRACIGQAFALHEAKLLIASLVRDYALTAHGELDVEENLTLRPANLEIGFRRIE; encoded by the coding sequence ATGACGAAACCTACTGCGGCGCAGAGCATTCCGCATCCTCCTAAGCGTGTGCCGATTCTGGGTGATGTGCTGGGCATGGATCGCAAACGCCCGAACCAGAAGACGTTGTGGCAGTTCAGCCAGCTCGGGCCGTTGTATCGGCGTACGTTCGTCGGCGGCATCCATTTGACCTTCGCCGGGTCGTCGGACCTCATGCGCGAGGTCATCGACGAGAAGTCCTGGCAGCGCCATTTCGCCCGCCCGTACGAGAAGCTGCGCGCCATCGCCGGTAACGGTCTGTTCACCGCCTCGAACGATTCGATGGAGTGGAAACGCGGCCACGAGGCGCTGATTCAGGGATTCGTTCCCGCCGCCCTCGCCGACTACCACGACGCCTTCGTCCACGTGGCGGAGCAGACCGCGCAGTGGCTCGGACAGGGGCGTACCGTCACCGACACCGCCGCGATGATGGGCGATGCCGCATTGGAGGCCATCGGGCTGGCCGGGTTCGGCTACCCCGTCGGCGCATTCACCGATCGCGACACCGGCCGAAACCCGTTCGCCGACGCGCTCACACGAGTGTTCGCCTACGCCCAGGAGTCGGCAATCCCCGTGGTGGGCAAGCTGACCGGTGGCAAGCGCGCCCGCCAGAACGACGCGGATGTCGCGTTCATGAAGGGCGTGGTGTCCGAGGTGATTGAGGCGCGGCGACAGTCCGGCCAGCGGTACCCGGATCTGCTGGACCGCATGATGTACCCCGTCGAGGGGCCGGCGCTGCCCGACGACAACCTTGTCGAACAAGTCTTGACGCTTTTCGTTGCAGGGCACGAGACCACCGGCAACCTGCTGGCCTTCGTGGCGCACTTCCTGGCCAACGACCCGGAACTGGCCGCGCGCGTACGCGCAGAGGCCAGCGCACTGACCACCGACGGCCGTATCGCCTACGATGACGTGGCCAAGCTCGAGGTCACCGACGCGGTGATCGCCGAAGCGCTCCGCCTATGGCCTGTGGCGCCGGGCTTCTTCCGCGAAGCCCGCCAGGACACCACCCTGGGCGGATACCCCATCGCCGCGGGCGAATGGGTGTTCGTACTGCTGTTGGCGGTACACCGTGATCCGGCGGTGTGGGGGCACGACGCGGACGAGTTCCGCCCTGATCGCTGGATGGGCGGCTTCCGGCCCAAACCCTGGGCATATCGACCGTTCGGCACCGGCCCGCGCGCCTGCATAGGCCAGGCTTTCGCGCTACACGAAGCGAAACTGCTCATCGCGTCACTGGTGCGCGATTACGCCCTCACCGCACACGGCGAACTCGATGTCGAGGAGAATCTGACGTTGCGCCCGGCGAATCTGGAAATCGGGTTCCGTCGCATCGAATGA
- a CDS encoding helix-turn-helix transcriptional regulator: protein MTTQHPEYLGQVVQARRAELGLSKQAIHAAVGLNPRTIDKIENGEAGRIRNDTLPRLDTVLGWEEGSASDAFTKHLPPRVIDIANEPQPTSKVLYVPIPANLFQDTVRMAQMVTEVAGDDERLAPLVEGMNTIADRMLRAWTIADIEHQRFDKTLSAATIEMLLGHYLRRTPQAPTADDHTELMYLRWLLGRLPESESERAEEFAQRWSQREQTLSATRRINR from the coding sequence ATGACTACACAACACCCCGAGTACCTAGGGCAGGTAGTGCAGGCACGGCGTGCAGAGCTGGGCCTGTCCAAGCAGGCGATTCATGCGGCCGTGGGGCTGAACCCGAGGACGATCGACAAGATCGAAAACGGCGAGGCCGGACGAATCCGCAATGACACCCTGCCCAGGCTGGACACGGTGCTGGGATGGGAGGAAGGCTCCGCATCGGACGCCTTCACCAAGCACCTGCCGCCGAGGGTCATCGACATCGCTAATGAGCCCCAACCGACGTCAAAGGTGCTCTACGTTCCGATCCCGGCCAACCTGTTTCAGGACACGGTGCGGATGGCGCAGATGGTGACCGAGGTCGCGGGCGATGATGAACGTCTCGCACCGCTGGTGGAGGGCATGAACACCATCGCTGACCGCATGCTGAGGGCGTGGACTATCGCGGATATCGAGCATCAGCGCTTCGATAAGACATTGAGCGCGGCCACTATCGAGATGCTGTTGGGCCACTATCTGCGCCGTACGCCGCAGGCACCCACCGCCGACGACCACACAGAGTTGATGTATCTGCGGTGGCTACTGGGGCGACTGCCGGAATCGGAGTCCGAGCGGGCGGAGGAGTTCGCGCAGCGGTGGTCACAGAGGGAACAGACACTTTCGGCAACCCGACGGATCAACCGGTGA
- the rlmN gene encoding 23S rRNA (adenine(2503)-C(2))-methyltransferase RlmN, which yields MTSLPLVFNAPTRGLPPRHLADMSTEDRRAAVAAIGEKPFRANQLSNHYFGRLTTDPDAMTDIPASVRTRLSEELMPQLFTEVRTISCDSGTTLKTLLRAHDGSLIETVLMRYPDRATLCISSQAGCGMACPFCATGQGGLTRNLSTAEIVDQVRLGAAAIRDGKMSGGPGRLSNIVFMGMGEPLANVSRVINAIHRIADPAPAGLGISQRSITVSTVGVVPAIRRLSEQGLQVRLAVSLHTPDDELRNTLVPINERWDVAEVLDAARAYADRTGRRVSIEYALIRDINDQPWRADLLGKLLRKHLAQLVHVNLIPLNPTPGSKWDASPKPVQDEFVRRVIASGVSCTVRDTRGQEIAAACGQLAAEE from the coding sequence ATGACGTCATTGCCCTTGGTATTCAACGCCCCGACCCGCGGCCTTCCTCCCCGCCATCTAGCGGACATGTCCACGGAGGACCGCCGCGCGGCCGTTGCTGCCATCGGTGAGAAGCCCTTTCGCGCAAACCAGCTTTCGAACCACTACTTCGGACGTCTGACTACGGACCCCGATGCAATGACGGATATTCCGGCATCTGTTCGAACTCGCCTGTCCGAAGAGCTGATGCCTCAATTGTTCACTGAGGTTCGCACGATCTCCTGCGACAGCGGAACGACCTTGAAAACCCTACTTCGCGCACACGACGGGTCGCTTATCGAAACCGTTCTGATGCGATATCCGGATCGGGCGACCCTGTGCATTTCAAGCCAAGCAGGGTGTGGCATGGCCTGTCCTTTCTGTGCGACCGGACAGGGTGGGCTCACTCGTAATCTTTCTACCGCCGAAATAGTCGACCAGGTTCGTCTGGGCGCGGCTGCGATCCGCGACGGTAAAATGAGCGGTGGCCCCGGACGGCTCTCGAATATCGTATTTATGGGAATGGGTGAACCTCTCGCCAACGTGAGCAGGGTCATTAACGCGATTCACCGAATCGCTGATCCTGCTCCGGCTGGTCTTGGAATATCTCAGCGCTCCATTACTGTTTCGACAGTCGGAGTCGTACCGGCTATTAGGCGGCTGTCGGAACAGGGCTTGCAAGTGCGCTTGGCAGTTTCGCTCCATACTCCGGATGACGAATTGCGCAACACTCTGGTGCCGATCAACGAGCGATGGGATGTCGCCGAAGTTCTCGATGCCGCGCGAGCTTATGCCGACCGAACTGGTCGAAGAGTATCGATCGAATATGCATTGATTCGAGATATCAACGATCAGCCCTGGAGAGCAGACCTGCTCGGCAAATTGCTCCGGAAGCATCTGGCCCAGCTCGTTCACGTGAATCTGATTCCTCTCAACCCGACGCCCGGCAGCAAATGGGACGCCAGCCCCAAGCCTGTCCAGGATGAGTTTGTCCGGAGAGTGATCGCATCCGGCGTGAGCTGCACCGTACGCGATACGCGCGGCCAGGAGATCGCCGCCGCCTGCGGTCAGCTGGCGGCCGAGGAATAG
- a CDS encoding AlpA family transcriptional regulator, producing MDNTTDIWLTSKEVALRLKVEVCTLDSWAYTGTGPDFIKPGRFRRYALADILAWEDRLRAEAKLRRQIAQANVRRHVA from the coding sequence ATGGACAACACCACCGACATCTGGCTGACGAGCAAGGAAGTCGCACTACGCCTCAAGGTCGAGGTCTGCACGCTGGACAGCTGGGCCTACACCGGCACCGGACCCGACTTCATCAAGCCGGGACGATTTCGTCGCTATGCCCTGGCCGACATCCTCGCGTGGGAGGACCGACTCCGGGCCGAAGCGAAACTTCGGCGGCAAATTGCCCAGGCCAACGTCCGTCGCCACGTCGCCTAA
- a CDS encoding DUF6545 domain-containing protein: MTPSPLLVAEATSSLSEPLAAALLIWIAAVVLARMTVLVERLSLDWALATLAMSFWFTALLRDRAVQSVLTRWIALADIRLATHAAALCAAGALVWIGLLWHARRPVRDSTIVLIWVGVAVLVIALAAISAPARAANIAVEELSGWRPGVYLMTYSLPTALAELLPLVTAVSLVWHWRQSLARAVFAGVIIACIAVSQLDAWTRILTGWMITAGQDELTIDRAGTNDLLFLAPVALLMLLALPSIATSLAIRLRRDPASRNIAILEPMWADMMDARPEMRLHVKARKTLPQVTEHRMLIEIEDTMISAAPYLAGLDPRPDPSQVCQALRAALDEGEEGYRDQDACAPAWVGNEAFVLKIAREWSKTRLVPAPVTEPHLREATV; encoded by the coding sequence ATGACCCCAAGCCCTCTGCTCGTCGCCGAAGCCACATCCTCGCTATCTGAGCCGCTCGCGGCGGCACTGCTGATCTGGATCGCGGCAGTGGTCCTAGCCCGCATGACGGTGCTCGTCGAACGCCTGAGCCTGGACTGGGCATTGGCCACGCTGGCTATGTCGTTCTGGTTTACCGCGCTGCTGCGCGACCGGGCCGTTCAGTCGGTGCTGACACGGTGGATCGCACTCGCCGATATCCGCCTTGCCACCCACGCGGCGGCGCTGTGCGCGGCCGGCGCTCTCGTGTGGATCGGACTGTTGTGGCACGCGCGCAGACCCGTGCGCGACAGCACCATAGTGCTGATCTGGGTCGGCGTCGCGGTGCTCGTGATCGCGCTCGCGGCGATCTCGGCCCCTGCGCGAGCGGCCAATATCGCGGTCGAAGAGCTATCGGGCTGGCGGCCCGGGGTCTATCTGATGACCTATTCCCTGCCGACCGCGCTCGCTGAGTTGCTGCCCTTGGTCACCGCCGTCAGTTTGGTGTGGCATTGGCGTCAGAGCCTCGCTCGCGCGGTGTTCGCGGGCGTCATCATCGCCTGTATCGCCGTCTCGCAGCTCGACGCGTGGACCCGCATCCTCACCGGCTGGATGATCACCGCAGGTCAGGACGAACTCACTATCGACCGGGCGGGCACCAATGACTTGCTGTTCCTGGCCCCGGTCGCGCTGCTGATGCTGCTGGCCTTACCCTCGATCGCCACATCGCTGGCGATCCGGCTGCGCCGAGACCCCGCCTCGCGCAATATCGCGATACTCGAGCCGATGTGGGCGGACATGATGGACGCCCGTCCGGAAATGCGTCTGCACGTCAAAGCGCGCAAAACGCTGCCCCAGGTGACCGAGCATCGGATGTTGATCGAGATCGAGGACACGATGATCTCGGCGGCTCCCTACCTTGCCGGTCTGGACCCGCGCCCGGACCCGTCCCAGGTGTGCCAGGCGCTACGCGCCGCCCTGGACGAGGGCGAAGAGGGGTACCGCGACCAGGACGCGTGCGCGCCCGCGTGGGTGGGAAACGAAGCGTTCGTACTCAAGATCGCTCGCGAATGGAGCAAGACCCGTCTCGTCCCCGCCCCAGTCACAGAACCGCACCTCAGAGAGGCAACCGTATGA
- a CDS encoding ImmA/IrrE family metallo-endopeptidase, whose translation MDESRLQSILDGIPLTPPWTVGEFTRYLSGRLGKRIVLDPWRVHVPSVSRCGALWVTQQELVVKYDPARSPRGQRQEIMHEFGHVLLEHRGDDQFEVTDSLLAEGLDPERVREIMQRSHFDSVAEQEAEWLGTHLAGMSRGRPDDISGARHRAASVIELMWR comes from the coding sequence GTGGATGAGAGCCGGTTACAGAGCATCCTGGACGGAATTCCTCTTACCCCGCCGTGGACGGTCGGAGAGTTCACGAGGTATCTGTCCGGGCGGCTCGGCAAGCGGATCGTCTTGGACCCGTGGCGGGTGCATGTGCCGTCGGTTTCACGGTGCGGTGCTCTGTGGGTCACGCAGCAGGAACTCGTCGTCAAGTACGACCCCGCGCGATCGCCTCGCGGCCAACGGCAAGAGATCATGCACGAGTTCGGTCACGTCCTGCTCGAACACCGAGGCGACGACCAATTCGAAGTGACCGACTCGTTGCTAGCCGAGGGCCTGGACCCCGAACGAGTCCGCGAGATCATGCAGCGCAGTCACTTCGACTCCGTCGCGGAACAGGAAGCGGAATGGTTGGGAACCCATCTCGCGGGCATGAGCCGCGGACGGCCCGACGACATTAGCGGCGCACGCCACCGTGCCGCGTCGGTCATCGAACTGATGTGGCGATGA